A portion of the Sphingobacterium spiritivorum genome contains these proteins:
- the dgoD gene encoding galactonate dehydratase — MKITAIETYVCHARMRNWIFVKVVTDQPGLWGWGEATLEWHTKSVVGAIEDISQLLIGEDPRRIEHLWQMMYRQHFWHGNGIVRGTAISGIDIALWDILGKIHNVPCHELWGGRVRDHVRLYCHLGGGKMEDFYETAPGDAKRFGELALQAVEEGFTAFKSMAVPETMSLEGLQPVKYAEACVRAMREAVGDQIDIMVDCHARPSPRMGMMFAKALEPYGLYFFEEPCWPETMEDIALIQRAVTTPIASGERLVGVHAFRELLEKRAVSVIQPDITHCGGLTEARRIGALAEAYRVSMAPHNPQGPVSTAASLELGFSSPSYIICESVHSDVEWRSDVVSEGFTVQKEGRIVLPNQKPGLGIEINEEEVKKHPFQQELLQRTFYKDGSVGDW, encoded by the coding sequence ATGAAAATTACAGCTATAGAAACTTATGTGTGCCATGCACGGATGAGAAACTGGATTTTTGTAAAGGTAGTGACGGATCAGCCCGGATTATGGGGTTGGGGAGAGGCTACTTTGGAATGGCATACAAAAAGTGTTGTTGGCGCTATTGAAGATATTTCACAATTGCTTATCGGAGAAGATCCCAGACGTATAGAACACCTCTGGCAGATGATGTACCGTCAGCATTTCTGGCATGGCAACGGCATTGTCCGGGGAACGGCCATCAGTGGGATTGATATTGCGTTGTGGGATATTCTTGGTAAAATCCATAATGTACCATGCCATGAACTATGGGGAGGCCGTGTGCGGGACCATGTTCGTCTGTACTGCCATTTGGGTGGAGGTAAGATGGAAGATTTTTATGAAACTGCTCCGGGAGATGCAAAACGATTTGGTGAATTAGCATTACAGGCAGTAGAAGAAGGTTTTACCGCATTCAAATCAATGGCCGTACCAGAGACTATGTCACTGGAAGGATTACAACCCGTCAAATATGCGGAAGCGTGTGTACGTGCAATGCGGGAAGCTGTCGGCGATCAGATCGACATTATGGTGGATTGCCATGCACGCCCCAGCCCTCGTATGGGGATGATGTTTGCAAAAGCGCTGGAACCTTATGGACTGTATTTTTTTGAAGAACCTTGCTGGCCGGAGACGATGGAAGATATTGCGCTTATTCAGCGAGCAGTGACGACTCCGATTGCATCAGGTGAACGGCTGGTAGGTGTACATGCATTCCGGGAATTATTGGAAAAAAGAGCCGTTAGTGTTATTCAGCCTGATATAACCCATTGCGGAGGGTTGACTGAGGCCCGTCGTATAGGTGCACTGGCTGAAGCTTACCGGGTATCTATGGCTCCACATAATCCACAGGGGCCTGTCAGTACAGCTGCATCGTTAGAATTAGGCTTTTCCAGTCCTTCCTATATTATCTGCGAAAGTGTCCATAGTGATGTGGAATGGCGTTCGGATGTGGTATCCGAAGGATTTACCGTTCAGAAGGAAGGACGTATTGTACTTCCGAATCAAAAACCGGGATTG
- a CDS encoding aspartate aminotransferase family protein, with amino-acid sequence MTRSKSSGILLENEKWIPGGVVSLNRKSEPNICFKSGNGSKVRDLDGNEYIDYQAGFAASFLGHNDPDVNRAVLHTLSDQAVLMGAGPTTLEGEFASLFCQSVPTVDSIQITTTGSEATYHAIRIARAVTHRDHIIVMQGGYNGWHNDVSCNVISALEDIGPRVSPGEYPFDSSSAGVPKAHSSLVHIVNYNDLDSVAYLLKRYDIACVILEPILQNVGIVKPKEGYLEGLRKLADDNGFLLIFDEVKTGFRHALGGYQSICGIKPDLSTFGKAVANGYPLGVIAGKKEYMDYFVHPDKKERVLIAGTFNAFPLTTAAAIATLQKLSSAEHDVYGHVERLGEMLENGLKDIFTGKGITHYIARQGSAFCTYFMDHAPVDFHDIVNHHDFQLDTVYRKKLIEEGIFNFPAPIKQGSISFAHSVADIEETLEKTRKVVDQL; translated from the coding sequence ATGACAAGATCTAAATCGTCCGGTATATTGCTGGAAAATGAAAAATGGATTCCCGGGGGAGTTGTGTCCCTAAATAGAAAATCTGAACCTAACATTTGTTTCAAAAGCGGTAATGGCAGTAAAGTGCGTGACCTGGACGGAAATGAGTATATTGATTATCAGGCTGGATTTGCCGCTTCTTTTTTGGGGCATAATGATCCGGATGTTAATCGGGCGGTACTGCATACATTGAGCGATCAGGCTGTCTTAATGGGAGCCGGCCCCACTACTCTGGAAGGAGAGTTTGCTTCTTTATTCTGCCAGTCAGTACCTACAGTAGACAGTATACAGATTACAACTACAGGATCTGAAGCCACTTATCACGCTATACGGATAGCCAGAGCGGTGACGCACCGTGATCATATTATTGTAATGCAGGGCGGATACAACGGTTGGCACAATGATGTTTCCTGTAATGTAATCAGTGCATTGGAAGATATTGGTCCGCGTGTAAGTCCCGGAGAATATCCATTTGACTCTTCGTCTGCAGGAGTACCCAAAGCACATAGCTCTTTAGTTCATATTGTCAATTACAATGATCTGGATTCTGTAGCTTACCTGCTAAAAAGGTATGATATCGCCTGTGTTATTCTGGAACCTATTTTACAAAATGTCGGAATTGTAAAACCTAAAGAAGGATATCTGGAAGGTTTGCGTAAATTGGCAGATGATAATGGTTTTCTACTTATTTTTGATGAGGTAAAAACAGGCTTCAGGCACGCCCTTGGCGGATATCAGTCTATCTGTGGAATCAAACCGGATCTGTCTACTTTTGGAAAAGCAGTTGCCAATGGCTATCCTTTAGGGGTGATTGCCGGCAAGAAGGAATACATGGACTACTTTGTGCATCCGGATAAGAAAGAAAGAGTACTGATTGCAGGTACCTTCAATGCTTTTCCGCTGACAACTGCAGCTGCTATTGCAACTTTGCAAAAGTTGTCTTCAGCAGAACATGATGTGTACGGTCATGTGGAGCGCCTGGGTGAAATGCTGGAAAACGGACTAAAAGATATTTTTACAGGTAAAGGAATTACGCATTATATTGCAAGACAGGGTTCAGCCTTTTGTACCTATTTTATGGATCATGCACCAGTGGATTTTCATGATATTGTCAATCATCATGATTTTCAGTTGGATACGGTATACCGTAAGAAACTGATCGAAGAAGGGATATTTAATTTCCCGGCTCCGATCAAACAAGGAAGTATATCTTTTGCCCATTCCGTAGCAGATATTGAAGAGACATTGGAGAAAACCAGAAAAGTAGTAGATCAATTATAA
- a CDS encoding SMP-30/gluconolactonase/LRE family protein encodes MNNNATTILLNDLAFPEGPAFAPNGDLWFVEQQRNCLSRYRNGILHRHQVGGRPNGIAIDNSGLIWFCDSERNQIRTFNSLTENQEVIVSEVEGNPLNLPNDLAFDKDGNLLFTCSGDSLTKGDGYICALSPGKQLKVFRTVSFYPNGLAFNADHSKLFIAETGTHDIWKGKWDSQNMEWTHPVRFTNTGGPVGPDGMAFDEEGNLYIAVYGSGTIHQYNPQGQLSAKIPVAGNNPTNCAFDPSGTLGLVITEAEKGLLISYQTAYRGIL; translated from the coding sequence ATGAACAACAACGCTACTACTATCCTGCTGAATGATCTCGCTTTTCCGGAAGGTCCTGCATTTGCCCCAAACGGAGATCTTTGGTTTGTAGAGCAGCAGCGAAATTGCCTGAGCCGATACCGTAACGGTATATTACATCGGCATCAAGTCGGCGGCAGACCTAACGGCATCGCTATAGATAACAGTGGTCTGATCTGGTTTTGTGATTCGGAACGCAATCAGATACGAACGTTCAACAGTCTGACTGAGAATCAGGAAGTAATCGTAAGCGAGGTGGAAGGCAACCCTTTAAACCTTCCTAATGATCTGGCGTTCGACAAAGACGGCAATCTACTCTTCACCTGCTCCGGAGACAGCCTTACCAAAGGTGACGGATATATATGCGCACTATCACCTGGAAAACAATTAAAGGTATTCCGAACCGTTTCTTTTTACCCAAACGGACTAGCTTTCAATGCAGACCACAGCAAGCTTTTTATTGCTGAAACCGGCACACACGATATCTGGAAAGGCAAATGGGACAGCCAGAACATGGAATGGACTCATCCCGTCCGCTTCACAAATACCGGAGGCCCTGTTGGTCCTGACGGGATGGCATTTGATGAAGAAGGTAACTTGTATATTGCCGTATACGGATCAGGAACGATACATCAGTATAATCCTCAGGGACAATTGTCAGCAAAAATACCTGTTGCAGGAAACAATCCGACAAACTGTGCATTTGATCCGAGTGGAACTCTGGGACTGGTTATTACAGAAGCAGAAAAGGGACTGCTGATCAGTTATCAGACAGCGTACAGAGGTATTTTATAG